The Neisseria animaloris genome segment GCGGCGGCGGCCATAGCGGGGCTCACCAAATGGGTGCGCCCGCCGTTACCTTGACGGCCTTCGAAATTACGGTTGGAAGTGGAGGCACAACGTTCCTGAGGCTCGAGGCGGTCGGCATTCATGGCCAAGCACATCGAGCAGCCCGGCTCGCGCCATTCGAAGCCCGCTTCGGTAAAGATTTTGTCCAAACCTTCTTTTTCGGCTTGCTCTTTAACCAAACCGGAGCCGGGCACCACCAAAACGCGCTTCACGTTATTCGCTTTCAGACGGCCTTTGGCTACGGAGGCGGCTTCACGCAAATCTTCGATACGGCTGTTGGTGCAGGAGCCGATAAACACCACGTCGACCGGAATCTGATTCAGCGGCGTATCGGCGGTTAAGCCCATGTATTCGAGGGCGCGTTCCATGCCGCTGCGTTTGACGGGGTCGGATTCTTGTGCAGGATTCGGCACTTTACCGTTGATATCCAACACCATTTCGGGTGAAGTGCCCCAAGTTACCTGTGGTTCGATATCGGCGGCATCAAACTCGAATACGCTGTCGAATTGCGCGCCTTCGTCGGAAACCAGTGTTTTCCAATAAGCAACGGCTTTTTCCCATGCTTCGCCTTTGGGTGCGAAAGGTTTGTTTTTTACATATTCGATGGTGGTGTCGTCTACTGCTACGATGCCCGAACGCGCACCGGCTTCAATCGCCATATTGCACAAGGTCATGCGGCCTTCCATGCTGAGCGAGCGGATGGCTTCGCCGCCGAATTCGATTGCATAACCTGTACCGCCTGCGGTGCCGATTCGGCCGATAATGTATAAGGCCACGTCTTTGGCGGTTACGCCCGGTTTCAGACGGTCGTTGACTTTAATCAGCATGGATTTGGACTTTTTGGCTGTAATGCATTGGGTGGCCATCACATGCTCGACTTCAGAGGTGCCGATACCGTGTGCCAATGCACCGAATGCGCCGTGAGTGGAAGTATGTGAATCGCCGCAAACCACAGTCATGCCGGGCAGGGTGGCTCCTTGCTCCGGCCCCATCACATGCACGATGCCTTGTCCTTTGTTTTTGAAAGGAAAATAAGCAAGTGCGCCGAATGCTTTGATATTACTGTCTAAAGTGTCGACTTGCAGCTTGGAAATCGGGTCTTGGATGCCTTTGTCCCAATTGTCAGTAGGCGTGTTGTGGTCGGCGGTGGAAACCACGCTGTCGATGCGCCACAGTTTGCGTCCGGCCATCTTCAGGCCTTCGAAAGCTTGAGGGCTGGTTACTTCGTGAACCAGGTGGCGGTCGATGTAGAGTAAAACCGTGCCATCTTCTTCTTGGCGGACGATATGGCTGTTCCAAAGTTTGTCGTAGAGGGTTTGTGGATTCATGATTGTACTTTTGTTTAAATGGGTTAAACGGTTTGGGTGTTGCCATATTAGGGGGTTCGGACATTAATTGCAATCTTTTTTGTCTAATTTTTTTATTTTGAAATTGAATTTGGATTATTTTTGGTTATTTTTAGACAAATTGTCTTATTTATTAATGCCGTCTGAAAAACTTGTCGCAAACCATCAAAAAATCTATCATGTTTCCGTTTTTCAACTTTATCAATGGAAGCCCTAACCATGAGCCTGCCCGTTATTTCCGCCGAATATGCCCGGCAATTGCAAGATTTTGAATATAAAATCTTAACCAATCAGCCCAAAATCGAAGCGTGGTTCCGTTCTCAATGGGGAAAACACAGCCCGCCGTTTTACGGTTCGGTCGATATCCGCAACAGCGGTTATAAAATGGCTTCTATCGATATGAACCTGTTTCCGGGCGGTTTTAACAATCTGAATCCTAATTTTGTTCCGCTGGCTGCCGTTGCCGCACAAGATGCTGTGGAACGTGCCTGTGAAGAGGCCAAATCGGTATTGATTGTGCCGGAAAACCATACCCGCAACACTTTTTACCTGCAAAACGTTTATGCACTCAGCAGCATTTTGCGTTCGGCAGGTTTTGAAGTGCGCTTGGGCAGCCTAAACCCCGAAATTACCGAACCGACTGAATTTGAAACCGCTTTGGGTGATAAAATCCTGCTGGAGCCGTTGCTGCGTACACGTGAGCGCGTTCACTTGGCCGACGGTTTTTCACCCTGCATAGTGTTGTTGAATAATGATCTTTCCGGAGGCGTGCCCGAGATTCTGAAAGGGCTGAACCAGACCGTATTGCCGCCGCTGCACGGAGGCTGGACAACCCGTCGGAAAACCAACCATTTCGGTGCATATAACCAAGTGGCAGCAGAATTCGCCAAATTAATCGGCATCGACGAGTGGCAAATCAACCCTTATTTCGAGCAAATCAGCGGTTTGGATTTTCAAGAACGCGAAGGCGAAGATGCTCTGGCCGATGCCGTGGAGCGGATGTTGGCGAAGATTCAGGCGAAATACGATGAAAAAGGTATTACCGACAAGCCGTTTGTGATTGTAAAAGCCGATGCGGGCACTTACGGCATGGGTGTGATGAGTATGAAATCCGCCGACGAAGTGCGCAGCCTGAACCGCAAAAACCGCAATAAAATGGCTAAAGTCAAAGAAGGTCTGGAAGTCAGCGAAGTGATTGTGCAAGAAGGTATTTATACCTACGAAACTTTAAACGGTGCAGTAGCCGAACCTGTGGTTTATATGATGGACAGGTTTGTTATCGGCGGCTTTTACCGCGTGCACGAGGGACGGGGAGCCGACGAAAACCTGAATGCTTCGGGTATGTTGTTCGTACCGCTCGAACAAAGCATTCCGTCGGTTCACAGCAGCGGCAATGCCGATCCGGTTTTGCTGGCGACATGCAAACGTGTATTCGAGCAATGGGAACGTTTAGGCGTACCGAGTGTGGATATCGACAATCCCGACAACGAACCCAACCGCCTGTATGTTTACGGCGTGATGGCGCGTTTGTCGTTATTGGCTGCTTCGATAGAGTTGGAACAAACCGCCGCTTGATACGGGCGGCGCTGCCGCAGCCGGATATTCTTGAGCGTTATCCGGTCGTTGCTGCATGATGCCCGTTTGTTATCCGCTGTTACCGATATAAAACAATTAGGCCGTCTGAAAAGATTTTCAGACGGCCTGATTTTTTGAAGCAAGCGGTTAAGTGTTCAACAGCCAATATTGTAAACCGGCCAAGGTTTTGCCGTCTGAAACTTGGTTGTTTTTCAACGCCGCTTTCACTTCTTCGCGGCTCATCAGCACGGTTTCGGTAAATTCGTCGTCGTCGTTTTGCAAGGTGCTGCCTTCACGGACGCCTTCGGCTTGGTAGAGGTACATCAATTCGTCGCAAAAACCTGGTGCGGTGTAGAAAGTGTGCAACAGCTTAACGCTGTCGGCGGTGTAAGGCGTTTCTTCGGCCAGCTCGCGCAGGGCGCACACGGCGGGGTCTTCTCCGGTATCGAGCTTGCCTGCGGGCAGTTCGAGCAGGGCTTGGTCGCAGGCGTAGCGCCATTGGCGTACCAACACCACTTCGTCGTTGTCGGTTACGGCCAGCACGCAGGCGGCTCCGGGGTGGCGGATTACCACGCGCGTGCTTTCGTTGCCGTTGGGCAGGCGGATGGTGTCGCGGGCGATGTTGATGAACGTGCCTTGAAAAATCGGCTCGGAACTGAGTTGGGTTTCTTTCAAATCCATGATGATTCCTTGTTGTTATTGAAACAATTCTGTTTTTTGAACGGCCGCGCCAACGGTATCGGTAAGCCGTTGCAATTCGTGCGGGCGGATGATGTAAGGCGGCATCAGGTAAACCAGCTTGCCGAACGGCCGAATCCACACGCCTTGCTGCACGAAAAACTGCTGCATGGCCGCCATATTGACGGGGCGGCGGGTTTCGACCACGCCGACGGCGCCAATCATGCGCACGTCAGCCACGTTTTCATGGGCGGCAAGCGGCGTTAAGGCCGTCTGAAAATGTGTTTCGATGGCAGCGACTTGCGTCTGCCATTCGTTGCGCTTGAGTATCTGCATGTTGGCTTCGGCCACGGCGCAGGCCAGCGGGTTACCCATAAAGGTGGGGCCGTGCATGAATACGCCCGCTTCGCCGCCGCACACGGTTTCGGCCACATGGCGGGTGGCGGCGATGGCGGAAAGCGTCATCATGCCGCCGGTGAGGGCTTTGCCTATGCACATGATATCGGGCTGAATGGCGGCGTATTCGCAGGCAAACAGCTTGCCCGTGCGCCCGAAGCCGGTGGCGATTTCGTCCAAAATCAATAAGATGCCGTATTCGTCGCACAGGGCGCGCACCTGTCGCAAATATTCGGGATGATACACGCGCATACCGCCCGCGCCTTGCACTATGGGTTCGAGAATCACGGCGGCGATATCGTTGCGGTGTTGCGATAAAGCCGTCTGAAAAGCGGCGATGTCGTTTGGCTGCCATTTGCCGCCGAAACGGCTTTGCGGGGCGGGCACGAAGATGTGTTCGGGCAGGAAACGGCGGTAAAGATTGTGCATGGAGTTTACGGGGTCGCACACGCTCATGGCACCGAAAGTGTCGCCGTGATAACCGCGCTCGATGGTAAGAAATTTGCTTCGTGCTTCGCCCCGTGCATGCCAATATTGCAGAGCCATTTTCAAGGAAACTTCTACCGCCACCGAACCGGAATCCGCCAGAAAAATGCAGTCGAGATTTTCGGGCAGCATGGTTTTCAGGCTTTGACACAGGCGGACAGCAGGCTCGTGGGTAATGCCGCCGAACATGATGTGCGGCATGGTGTCGAGCTGCTTGTGGGCAGCGGCAAGCAGTTCGGGATGATTGTAGCCGTGTTGCGCGCACCACCATGAAGACATGCCGTCTACCAGCTTGCGGCCGTCTGAAAGCGCTATGTACACGCCTTCGGTGCGGGCAACGGGATAGACGGGCAGCGGATCGATTACCGAAGTATAAGGGTGCCAGATATGGCGGCGGTCGAAGTCTAAATCGGCGGAAGAAAGCATGAAGGTTTGAGGCCGTCTGAAAAAAGAATGGCGGAATTATAACGCTTTTCAGACGGCCTTGAATGTGTCTCTACACCGCGCGCATCAAGCCGCGCTCCTGCAAAGACGTTACCCGGCGGGCGGTAACGATGAAATGGTCTAAAAGCGTGATGTCCACCAAATCCAGAGCCTGCGCCAACCTGTGCGTGAAAGCAATGTCGGCATCGGAAGGATCGGGCGAACCGCCGGGGTGGTTGTGGGCAATGATGATACTGCTGGCGTATTCGTCGAGCGCGAGTTTCACGATTTCGCGGGTGTAAACGGTGTTTTCGGCCACCGTGCCGCGCGATAATTCGTGCAGGGCAATCAGTTGGTTTTGTTGATTCAGCAACAACGCCAAACTCACCTCTACCCGTTCGTGCGCCAAATGCAGGCGCAGAAAATCGGCAACGTCGCGCGGATTGTTCAACACGGCGGTTTCGCGCAACTCTTCGCCCAATATCCGCCGCCCGATTTCGCGCACCACGGCAAATTGCGTATAGCTCGCCAGCCCCATGCCTTTGTGCGCCGACAATGCTTTCACATCCGCACTCATCAACCGCCCCAAGCTGCCGAACTCGTTGAGCAGATGGCGCGCCAAATCCACCGCGCTCATGCCGCGCGTGCCCACCCGCAGCAACACCGCCAGCAATTCGGCATCGCTCAACGCACCCGCACCGCGCTCCAGCAGCTTTTCGCGCGGGCGTTCGCCTTCCGGCCATTGTTTGATACTCATGTAAGGTTTTCCCGTTTCGTTATGAAATAATCATAGCATTGATAGTTTTAAAAGAGAACGATAAAAAAGAGGCCGTCTGAAATTTCTTTTTCAGACGGCCTCTTTATGAAAGGCTGCTGCCGGATCAAACTTTCAATGCTTCTTGCAGTTCGCCGGCTTCGTACATTTCCATCATGATGTCGGAACCGCCCAAGAATTCGCCGTTAACATACAGTTGGGGAATGGTCGGCCAGTTGCTGTATTCTTTAATGCCTTGGCGCACGGCATCGTTTTCCAAAACGTTTACGGTAACGAAGTCTTCGCAACCGGCAGCCTGCAACAATTGCACGGCACGCGAAGAAAAACCGCATTGCGGAAACTGCTTGGTGCCTTTCATAAACAGCACGACGCGGTGGGTGGTAACAACTTCTTTGATTTGCTCTTGAATGCTCATGTGGGTTCCTGTGAATAAAAAGTTGGGAATATGGTCAATTTTTGCGTTCCAGCACGGCGGCGAAAAAGCCGTCAGTTTGATGCTTGGCCGAATCCAGCCGTAAGTATACGCCTGTATCGAGCGGAATTTTATAGCTACTTAGCAGCGCAGCGCAATCGACGGCGTGCCAATCGGGATGGCTATCTAAAAAACGCTGCACCTGCATTTCGTTTTCTTCGGGCAGAATGCTGCAAGTGGCGTAAACCAAACGGCCTTTTTCATGAACCAGCTTGGCGGCTTCAGCCAAAATGGATGCTTGCTGCTGTTGCAAGGAGGCAAGGGTTTCGGGCGATTGGCGGTATTTCAGATCGGGGTTGCGGCGCAATGTGCCCAAACCGGAGCAGGGCGCATCTACCAGCACACGGTCGGCTTTGCCGTAAAGCCTGCCGATGCGCGGGTCGGTTTCACTGCTGATGCGCTCGGGATGGATGTTGGTCAAGCCGGCACGCACCATGCGCGGTTTAAGATTGGCGAGGCGCTTTTCGGCGATATCGAAAGCATAAATGCGGCCTTTGTTGGCCATCATTGCGCCAACGGCTAAAGTTTTGCCGCCCGCTCCGGCGCAGAAATCTACCACGATTTCACCACGTTTCGCACCGAGCAATAAAGCCAAAAGCTGGCTGCCTTCGTCTTGCACCTCCAGAGTGCCGTCGAGAAAGCGTGGGTGTTTGTTGAGGGCTATTTTTTCTTTGAAGCGGATGCCCCACGGCGAATACGGCGTGGCTTCCGCATCAAGCTGTTCCGACTGCAATTCGGCCAGCACTTTATCGCGCTTGTTTTTTAAGGTGTTGACCCGGACATCCAGCGGCGCGGGTTGGTTGACGCTGCGTCCGAAGGCGAGGATGTCGGCTTCGCCGTAATGTTTTTGCAGCGTGCCGATCAACCAATCGGGCAGTTCGGAAGCGGTATCGAGGCCGTCTGAAAACTCAGTTTTACGGGCTTTTAAATTGCTTAAAAACTCGGTTTCTTCTTCGTCGAGCCAATCTTTAATACTGTTGATACTTACGCTGCGTCCAAGCACTAATGCGGCCAAAGCCGCTTTGCGCGGTTGTGCGTGGGGGCGGCGCAGGGCGGCGGAGATTTTTTGAACATGGCGTAAGGCGGCAAAGGCCGTTTCGGCGATTTCGTGGCGGTCTTGCCGGCCTAATTTTTTATGTTCTCGAAAATAGGCGGAAAGCACGGCATCGGCGGGTTGCTTGAAAGTGAGCATATCGGCCAATACGGTAGCGGTGTGTTCGAGTTGGATCGGGGTCATGGTCGGTTATCTGATACGGTAACGGCGGAGATTATACGCGATAATGTGATGGCGGTATGCAGGGCCGCCGTGCACTTCGGCCGTCTGAAACAATCACAGGGGTG includes the following:
- the radC gene encoding RadC family protein; this translates as MSIKQWPEGERPREKLLERGAGALSDAELLAVLLRVGTRGMSAVDLARHLLNEFGSLGRLMSADVKALSAHKGMGLASYTQFAVVREIGRRILGEELRETAVLNNPRDVADFLRLHLAHERVEVSLALLLNQQNQLIALHELSRGTVAENTVYTREIVKLALDEYASSIIIAHNHPGGSPDPSDADIAFTHRLAQALDLVDITLLDHFIVTARRVTSLQERGLMRAV
- a CDS encoding NUDIX hydrolase, translating into MDLKETQLSSEPIFQGTFINIARDTIRLPNGNESTRVVIRHPGAACVLAVTDNDEVVLVRQWRYACDQALLELPAGKLDTGEDPAVCALRELAEETPYTADSVKLLHTFYTAPGFCDELMYLYQAEGVREGSTLQNDDDEFTETVLMSREEVKAALKNNQVSDGKTLAGLQYWLLNT
- the bioA gene encoding adenosylmethionine--8-amino-7-oxononanoate transaminase, yielding MLSSADLDFDRRHIWHPYTSVIDPLPVYPVARTEGVYIALSDGRKLVDGMSSWWCAQHGYNHPELLAAAHKQLDTMPHIMFGGITHEPAVRLCQSLKTMLPENLDCIFLADSGSVAVEVSLKMALQYWHARGEARSKFLTIERGYHGDTFGAMSVCDPVNSMHNLYRRFLPEHIFVPAPQSRFGGKWQPNDIAAFQTALSQHRNDIAAVILEPIVQGAGGMRVYHPEYLRQVRALCDEYGILLILDEIATGFGRTGKLFACEYAAIQPDIMCIGKALTGGMMTLSAIAATRHVAETVCGGEAGVFMHGPTFMGNPLACAVAEANMQILKRNEWQTQVAAIETHFQTALTPLAAHENVADVRMIGAVGVVETRRPVNMAAMQQFFVQQGVWIRPFGKLVYLMPPYIIRPHELQRLTDTVGAAVQKTELFQ
- the grxD gene encoding Grx4 family monothiol glutaredoxin; protein product: MSIQEQIKEVVTTHRVVLFMKGTKQFPQCGFSSRAVQLLQAAGCEDFVTVNVLENDAVRQGIKEYSNWPTIPQLYVNGEFLGGSDIMMEMYEAGELQEALKV
- a CDS encoding RsmB/NOP family class I SAM-dependent RNA methyltransferase, which codes for MTPIQLEHTATVLADMLTFKQPADAVLSAYFREHKKLGRQDRHEIAETAFAALRHVQKISAALRRPHAQPRKAALAALVLGRSVSINSIKDWLDEEETEFLSNLKARKTEFSDGLDTASELPDWLIGTLQKHYGEADILAFGRSVNQPAPLDVRVNTLKNKRDKVLAELQSEQLDAEATPYSPWGIRFKEKIALNKHPRFLDGTLEVQDEGSQLLALLLGAKRGEIVVDFCAGAGGKTLAVGAMMANKGRIYAFDIAEKRLANLKPRMVRAGLTNIHPERISSETDPRIGRLYGKADRVLVDAPCSGLGTLRRNPDLKYRQSPETLASLQQQQASILAEAAKLVHEKGRLVYATCSILPEENEMQVQRFLDSHPDWHAVDCAALLSSYKIPLDTGVYLRLDSAKHQTDGFFAAVLERKN
- the leuC gene encoding 3-isopropylmalate dehydratase large subunit yields the protein MNPQTLYDKLWNSHIVRQEEDGTVLLYIDRHLVHEVTSPQAFEGLKMAGRKLWRIDSVVSTADHNTPTDNWDKGIQDPISKLQVDTLDSNIKAFGALAYFPFKNKGQGIVHVMGPEQGATLPGMTVVCGDSHTSTHGAFGALAHGIGTSEVEHVMATQCITAKKSKSMLIKVNDRLKPGVTAKDVALYIIGRIGTAGGTGYAIEFGGEAIRSLSMEGRMTLCNMAIEAGARSGIVAVDDTTIEYVKNKPFAPKGEAWEKAVAYWKTLVSDEGAQFDSVFEFDAADIEPQVTWGTSPEMVLDINGKVPNPAQESDPVKRSGMERALEYMGLTADTPLNQIPVDVVFIGSCTNSRIEDLREAASVAKGRLKANNVKRVLVVPGSGLVKEQAEKEGLDKIFTEAGFEWREPGCSMCLAMNADRLEPQERCASTSNRNFEGRQGNGGRTHLVSPAMAAAAAVAGHFTDVRNL
- the gshA gene encoding glutamate--cysteine ligase, translating into MSLPVISAEYARQLQDFEYKILTNQPKIEAWFRSQWGKHSPPFYGSVDIRNSGYKMASIDMNLFPGGFNNLNPNFVPLAAVAAQDAVERACEEAKSVLIVPENHTRNTFYLQNVYALSSILRSAGFEVRLGSLNPEITEPTEFETALGDKILLEPLLRTRERVHLADGFSPCIVLLNNDLSGGVPEILKGLNQTVLPPLHGGWTTRRKTNHFGAYNQVAAEFAKLIGIDEWQINPYFEQISGLDFQEREGEDALADAVERMLAKIQAKYDEKGITDKPFVIVKADAGTYGMGVMSMKSADEVRSLNRKNRNKMAKVKEGLEVSEVIVQEGIYTYETLNGAVAEPVVYMMDRFVIGGFYRVHEGRGADENLNASGMLFVPLEQSIPSVHSSGNADPVLLATCKRVFEQWERLGVPSVDIDNPDNEPNRLYVYGVMARLSLLAASIELEQTAA